In Thermus islandicus DSM 21543, a single window of DNA contains:
- a CDS encoding WecB/TagA/CpsF family glycosyltransferase — translation MEAVRILGMRVDPISYEEAIGRVLAWAEAGESRYICVANVHMVMEAHDDPDFCALVNAADLVTPDGMPLVWMLRKLGHPYQERVYGPELTSRVCAEAARRGVPVGFYGGYPEALDALVRNLRARFPGLRVVYAYSPPFRPLTPEEDERVTEEINASGTRILFVGLGCPKQERWMAEHKGRVRAVMLGVGAAFDFHAGRVRQAPAWMQKIGLEWLFRLSQEPKRLWRRYLRHNPRFLLLAFLELAGIRRFA, via the coding sequence ATGGAGGCGGTCAGGATCCTGGGCATGCGGGTGGACCCCATCAGCTACGAGGAGGCCATCGGGAGGGTGCTCGCCTGGGCGGAGGCAGGAGAGAGCCGCTACATCTGCGTGGCCAACGTCCACATGGTCATGGAGGCCCACGACGATCCTGACTTTTGCGCTTTGGTGAACGCAGCCGACCTCGTTACCCCGGACGGGATGCCCCTGGTCTGGATGCTTCGCAAGCTCGGCCATCCCTACCAGGAGCGGGTTTATGGCCCCGAACTCACCTCGAGGGTGTGTGCGGAAGCGGCGAGGCGGGGCGTGCCCGTGGGATTTTACGGTGGGTATCCTGAAGCCCTAGACGCCCTGGTGCGCAACCTAAGGGCCCGCTTTCCCGGCCTCCGGGTGGTTTACGCCTACAGCCCCCCTTTCCGGCCCCTCACCCCTGAGGAAGACGAAAGGGTAACGGAGGAAATCAACGCTTCGGGCACCCGGATCCTCTTCGTGGGCCTGGGTTGCCCCAAGCAGGAGCGCTGGATGGCCGAGCACAAGGGCAGGGTCCGGGCAGTGATGCTCGGCGTGGGCGCCGCCTTTGACTTCCACGCGGGGCGCGTGCGCCAGGCCCCGGCCTGGATGCAGAAGATCGGCTTGGAGTGGCTTTTCAGGCTTTCCCAGGAACCCAAGCGGCTTTGGCGCCGCTACCTTAGGCATAACCCACGATTCCTTCTTCTGGCCTTTCTAGAGCTTGCGGGAATCCGGAGGTTCGCATGA
- the gmd gene encoding GDP-mannose 4,6-dehydratase, protein MKKALITGVTGQDGSYLAELLLSKGYEVHGIIRRSSVFNTSRIDHLYRDPHEPGTRFFLHYGDLTDGTGLRRILEKVQPDEIYNLGAQSHVKVSFEQPEYTADVVATGTLRLLEAVRDYVRAWDKPVRFYQAGSSEMFGAAPPPQSEKTPFYPRSPYAASKVAAYWYAVNYREAYGLFIVNGILFNHESERRGETFVTRKITRAAGRIKMGLQKKLYLGNLEAKRDWGYAPDYVEAMWLMLQQPEPDDYVLATGEAHSVREFLEEAFGLLGLDPYVYVEIDPRYFRPTEVDFLLGDASKAREKLGWQPRVTFKELVRRMVEHDLELAKQERTLVDAGHQIALPGVMDRG, encoded by the coding sequence ATGAAAAAAGCGTTAATAACCGGTGTCACAGGACAGGATGGAAGCTATCTCGCCGAGCTTCTTCTCTCCAAAGGGTACGAAGTTCATGGCATCATCCGGCGCTCCAGTGTCTTCAACACGAGCCGTATAGACCACCTGTATCGGGATCCTCATGAGCCGGGCACGCGCTTCTTCCTTCACTACGGGGACTTGACGGACGGCACGGGGCTCAGGCGTATTTTGGAGAAAGTCCAACCTGATGAGATCTACAACCTGGGAGCCCAGTCCCACGTCAAGGTCTCCTTTGAACAGCCCGAGTACACCGCCGACGTGGTGGCCACGGGGACTTTGAGGCTTCTGGAGGCGGTGCGGGACTACGTCCGGGCCTGGGACAAACCGGTGCGCTTCTACCAGGCGGGCTCTTCGGAGATGTTTGGCGCCGCCCCGCCACCCCAGAGCGAGAAGACGCCCTTCTACCCTCGTAGCCCCTACGCGGCGAGCAAGGTGGCCGCCTACTGGTACGCCGTAAACTACCGGGAAGCGTACGGGCTTTTCATCGTGAACGGCATCCTCTTCAACCACGAGTCGGAGCGGCGCGGGGAAACCTTCGTCACCCGAAAGATCACCCGGGCTGCGGGGCGCATCAAGATGGGGCTGCAAAAGAAGCTTTACTTGGGCAACTTGGAAGCCAAGCGCGACTGGGGTTACGCCCCGGACTACGTGGAGGCTATGTGGCTTATGCTGCAGCAGCCTGAGCCTGACGACTACGTGCTCGCTACTGGAGAGGCCCACTCGGTGCGGGAGTTCCTGGAGGAAGCCTTTGGCCTTCTGGGACTGGACCCTTATGTCTACGTGGAGATTGACCCCCGCTACTTCCGGCCCACAGAGGTGGACTTCCTCCTGGGTGACGCCTCTAAGGCCCGGGAAAAGCTGGGTTGGCAACCCAGGGTCACTTTCAAGGAGTTGGTGCGCCGCATGGTGGAGCACGACCTAGAGCTCGCCAAGCAGGAGCGCACCCTGGTGGACGCGGGGCACCAGATCGCCCTTCCGGGGGTGATGGACCGTGGATAA